In one window of Mercurialis annua linkage group LG4, ddMerAnnu1.2, whole genome shotgun sequence DNA:
- the LOC126676484 gene encoding homeobox-leucine zipper protein ATHB-7-like: MEINGLFSGMDLGGQFTSGTQKNANRRRFSDEQIKFLEYMFESGSRPEALIKHQLANELGLHPRQVSIWFQNRRARLKNKLVEKEYNKLKASHDALASSFESLKKENQSLEIQLQKLKTVHAKQQENRKCRLDKIQSSSNQRVENRETNYKSKDEPSHHNSLESMLSSTHDSRSTEKAEEETNVFNLAEGADGSLTSSDWSSLDSNGFLDDSGCSRQWWEFLS; this comes from the exons ATGGAGATAAATGGTTTATTCTCAGGAATGGATCTAGGAGGGCAATTTACATCAGGTACTCAAAAGAATGCAAATAGGAGAAGATTTAGTGATGAGCAAATCAAATTCCTAGAATATATGTTCGAGTCAGGATCAAGACCAGAGGCGCTGATAAAGCATCAGCTGGCGAATGAGCTTGGACTCCATCCTCGCCAGGTTTCCATATGGTTCCAGAACAGGAGAGCTAGATTAAAAAATAAGCTGGTTGAGAAAGAGTACAACAAGCTGAAAGCAAGTCATGATGCTCTAGCTTCCAGCTTTGAGTCcttgaaaaaagaaaatcagTCGTTGGAAATCCAG CTTCAGAAGCTGAAGACTGTGCATGCAAAACAACAAGAAAACAGAAAATGTAGGTTGGACAAAATTCAAAGCAGCAGCAATCAGAGAGTTGAGAATAGGGAAACCAACTATAAGTCAAAGGATGAGCCCAGCCATCATAACAGCTTAGAGAGCATGCTTTCAAGTACTCATGACAGCAGAAGTACTGAGAAGGCAGAGGAGGAAACTAATGTTTTCAACCTGGCTGAAGGCGCAGATGGTTCATTGACATCATCGGACTGGAGTAGTCTTGACTCCAATGGTTTTCTTGATGATTCGGGCTGTAGTAGACAGTGGTGGGAGTTTTTATCTTGA